One window from the genome of bacterium encodes:
- a CDS encoding tetratricopeptide repeat protein, with translation MTENVSRRWLIIWSLLLLGAATFVPAGSWTIDDAVKAISAEHGENLWGSPIRDGALRKSLSNARDYPVLLAPFAMPDEEGVKPGFSPYARLLAGIESLASRRVLLIITASIAIACGWLLAHYGLAWGFLLLPLTFYGLVPWEHGLAMLMSLPAIALAFLRERGSIITYITAGALLAVAIALRLEYAILVPLTAFPLFLSGRKREMIVFKTAMGGALVVLIGMSGTEEFFRQTVLNHQLPAWSTLDGFFSTRLQAVWDTIFAMGPDVTQTSAMYVLLIMSTLLLKRGDASRVLVLAGWTSALVFALFAVRAVWQAQMPLLSLLQSGSLLFAMPWVMLLLLSREAWKTKAMTYAIAGLVLGVLLVPVSSGVHWGPRLLLFTAPLLLIALYHSKLTQSRAFGMVLALTVIQTASSGALVYARFTETAQHVQRITPHAGSPLITTTRAQAIDLYPLWKQQEFFAASTSEELKQILVEFYAMRRDSAWLHLDAMDSLMVLTFPDNRPVWPHRMTIVNSGNLYRTQWRLYQLVMNRADPTWIPLLEAEAARAMQQGDNRRALFLQDDALVLDMSRAEAHSNLGLLLARMGKHDDARRAVTRALALDSTLSQAKELMHQLDSVPVDASK, from the coding sequence ATGACAGAAAACGTATCACGCAGATGGCTGATTATCTGGTCGCTCCTGCTGCTGGGCGCCGCGACATTTGTTCCAGCAGGATCCTGGACCATAGATGATGCCGTCAAGGCTATCTCAGCGGAGCACGGGGAAAACCTTTGGGGCTCACCAATTCGGGACGGAGCGTTGCGCAAGTCTCTTTCCAATGCGCGGGACTATCCCGTGTTGCTTGCGCCGTTCGCGATGCCGGATGAAGAGGGTGTGAAGCCGGGATTCTCGCCGTATGCCCGATTGCTCGCAGGAATAGAGTCTCTGGCAAGCCGACGTGTGCTGCTCATCATCACGGCATCCATCGCCATTGCCTGCGGCTGGTTATTGGCGCATTACGGACTGGCGTGGGGATTTCTCCTGCTCCCCTTGACCTTCTACGGACTGGTGCCGTGGGAGCACGGTCTGGCAATGCTGATGTCGCTGCCCGCGATCGCTCTGGCCTTCCTGCGAGAGCGCGGTTCGATAATCACATATATCACGGCAGGTGCATTGCTTGCCGTGGCAATCGCTCTGCGCTTGGAGTATGCGATTCTGGTTCCGCTGACGGCCTTTCCGTTATTCCTCTCCGGACGCAAACGCGAGATGATTGTTTTCAAGACTGCGATGGGGGGAGCGCTCGTCGTGTTAATTGGAATGAGCGGGACAGAAGAATTCTTCAGACAGACGGTCCTCAACCATCAGCTTCCTGCGTGGTCAACTCTTGACGGATTCTTCAGCACGCGCCTGCAGGCAGTATGGGACACTATCTTCGCGATGGGACCGGACGTGACACAGACGAGCGCAATGTATGTTTTGCTGATTATGTCAACACTGTTGCTCAAGAGAGGGGACGCATCGCGCGTGCTGGTTCTCGCAGGGTGGACGAGCGCCTTGGTCTTCGCATTGTTCGCCGTTCGTGCCGTCTGGCAGGCGCAGATGCCGTTGCTGTCTCTATTGCAGAGCGGCTCACTGCTGTTCGCGATGCCGTGGGTGATGCTGCTTCTGCTTTCAAGAGAGGCATGGAAAACAAAAGCGATGACTTATGCCATCGCGGGACTGGTTTTGGGAGTTTTATTGGTTCCCGTGTCATCTGGAGTGCATTGGGGACCGCGCCTGCTGCTGTTCACCGCGCCGCTGCTGCTGATTGCGCTGTATCACTCGAAGCTGACACAGTCTCGAGCTTTCGGGATGGTGTTGGCGCTGACGGTGATTCAGACCGCCAGCTCAGGTGCGCTGGTCTACGCGCGCTTTACCGAAACCGCCCAGCATGTTCAGCGCATCACTCCGCACGCAGGCTCACCGTTGATTACCACGACCCGCGCGCAGGCCATTGATCTGTACCCGCTGTGGAAACAGCAAGAGTTCTTCGCAGCTTCCACGTCCGAGGAACTGAAACAGATATTGGTGGAGTTCTACGCCATGCGCCGCGACAGCGCGTGGCTGCATCTGGACGCAATGGACAGTCTGATGGTCCTGACGTTTCCTGATAACCGTCCGGTCTGGCCGCACCGCATGACGATAGTCAACTCAGGCAATCTTTACCGCACGCAGTGGCGGCTCTATCAGCTTGTGATGAATCGCGCAGACCCGACGTGGATACCCTTGCTGGAAGCTGAAGCGGCCCGCGCGATGCAACAGGGAGATAATCGGCGCGCATTATTCCTGCAGGATGACGCGCTGGTGCTCGATATGTCGCGGGCTGAAGCGCATTCCAACCTCGGATTGCTGCTGGCAAGGATGGGAAAGCACGATGACGCGCGTCGCGCAGTGACGCGAGCACTTGCGCTCGACTCTACTTTATCACAGGCCAAGGAGCTGATGCACCAGCTTGATTCAGTTCCAGTTGACGCTTCAAAGTAA
- a CDS encoding tetratricopeptide repeat protein, whose protein sequence is MWFWLIAFLALALRVWHLWHAQHSPTFWAPAVDPLWYHQAAERVAHGFYGPWPLFRAPLYPVLLGWLYKFVQNDLLWARLFNIALQLTTLLVLYAVAARYFSTLAARVAALLFAVNGMAIYFCGEILSTSLEMLVAALTAWSTLALRKSPSLRQAAVCGLLWGLAAITRPNSLMVAPFALLFALWPLSGRDVRRAALASLIALFVPILPVTLANWSLGGEPVLIATQGGVNFWIGNNPQADGVTSSLPGADRFWTMEQAEILAKRESGRDLTPKALSDYYYAKGWAFLRDNPSAGLRLMLRKTSLYFNQFEISNNKHIAYFSRQTPGLPPLILLNFALLLPLATLGLWSSSRREVRLLWGLVLVYAASVILFFVASRFRMPAVPWLCLLSGAGVTAFATLPNIARIKAAVAALVVLALALMNPFQAREAPITSARYMEGNAHLALGQLDSARACFTSALEDPELRKLALLNLGVTEQRANRLLDAKVAYTRLVRDFPEFPEGWNNLGVVAEAQRDTNSALEAYRRALSIYPDFPDARENLARLLFEMGKSKLRLRMPWAALEPLEASVNTLPTAQGYYHLALAYGQTNESEKAIQTLELALKLNPDYDLAVTLKRQLELNQAGASAPWPVIK, encoded by the coding sequence GTGTGGTTCTGGCTAATCGCCTTTCTGGCCCTCGCCCTGCGTGTCTGGCACCTCTGGCATGCCCAGCACAGCCCGACCTTCTGGGCGCCCGCCGTCGATCCGCTCTGGTATCATCAGGCGGCTGAGCGCGTCGCGCACGGCTTCTATGGCCCGTGGCCGCTCTTCCGCGCACCGCTCTACCCCGTCCTGCTGGGGTGGCTCTACAAATTCGTCCAGAACGATCTGTTGTGGGCACGCCTTTTCAACATCGCCCTGCAGCTTACCACTCTCTTGGTCCTCTACGCCGTCGCCGCAAGGTATTTCAGTACTCTCGCCGCGCGCGTGGCCGCGCTGCTGTTCGCGGTCAACGGCATGGCTATCTATTTCTGCGGAGAAATTCTCTCCACCAGTCTGGAAATGCTCGTCGCCGCGCTCACCGCGTGGAGCACACTTGCGCTGCGAAAATCACCGTCTCTCCGGCAAGCTGCCGTGTGTGGGTTGCTCTGGGGCTTGGCGGCTATCACGCGGCCCAATTCCCTGATGGTCGCGCCGTTCGCACTCCTCTTCGCGCTCTGGCCCCTCAGTGGGCGGGATGTGCGCCGAGCAGCACTGGCGTCACTCATCGCGCTGTTCGTCCCCATTCTGCCCGTCACCCTTGCCAATTGGAGTCTCGGCGGAGAACCTGTTCTCATTGCTACTCAAGGCGGCGTCAACTTCTGGATTGGCAACAATCCCCAAGCAGACGGAGTCACCTCATCGCTTCCCGGTGCGGACCGATTCTGGACCATGGAACAGGCCGAGATTCTTGCCAAACGTGAATCAGGCCGGGACTTGACCCCGAAAGCCCTCTCCGACTACTACTACGCAAAGGGCTGGGCATTCCTGCGGGACAACCCGAGCGCGGGCCTTCGCCTTATGTTACGAAAGACGAGCTTGTATTTCAATCAATTTGAGATTTCGAATAACAAACACATAGCCTACTTTTCACGGCAAACACCGGGCCTCCCCCCCCTGATTCTGCTGAATTTTGCGCTTTTGCTGCCTTTAGCCACACTGGGGCTGTGGAGCAGCTCACGGAGAGAGGTAAGGCTTCTCTGGGGACTCGTGCTGGTCTATGCGGCCAGCGTCATCCTCTTTTTCGTCGCCAGCAGGTTTCGGATGCCCGCCGTCCCGTGGCTATGTCTGTTGTCCGGAGCCGGAGTCACCGCGTTTGCCACTCTGCCAAACATCGCGCGCATTAAGGCCGCAGTCGCCGCATTGGTCGTCCTCGCGCTCGCGCTCATGAACCCCTTTCAAGCCCGCGAAGCTCCCATCACCTCCGCACGTTACATGGAGGGAAACGCCCATCTTGCCTTAGGTCAGCTCGATTCCGCCCGCGCATGTTTCACCTCGGCGCTGGAAGACCCTGAACTGCGTAAACTCGCCTTGCTCAATCTCGGAGTCACCGAGCAGCGTGCGAACCGCCTCTTGGATGCCAAAGTAGCCTATACAAGATTGGTGCGGGATTTCCCCGAATTCCCAGAGGGCTGGAACAACCTCGGCGTGGTCGCCGAAGCGCAGCGCGATACAAACTCCGCTCTCGAAGCCTATCGGCGTGCGCTCAGTATATATCCCGACTTCCCTGATGCCCGCGAAAACCTCGCGCGGCTATTGTTCGAAATGGGAAAGAGCAAATTGCGTCTGCGCATGCCGTGGGCCGCGCTCGAGCCGCTTGAAGCCAGTGTGAATACTCTCCCGACCGCTCAAGGCTATTATCATCTTGCGCTGGCGTATGGCCAGACAAATGAATCTGAGAAGGCGATTCAAACGCTCGAACTCGCGCTGAAGCTGAATCCCGACTACGACCTCGCCGTTACTTTGAAGCGTCAACTGGAACTGAATCAAGCTGGTGCATCAGCTCCTTGGCCTGTGATAAAGTAG